One window of Etheostoma spectabile isolate EspeVRDwgs_2016 chromosome 6, UIUC_Espe_1.0, whole genome shotgun sequence genomic DNA carries:
- the erp44 gene encoding endoplasmic reticulum resident protein 44, with product MKLIAISPSLDIRFVTVLLLVMGLSTPGQAEITSLDSANIDDVLNNAGVALVNFYADWCRFSQMLHPIFEESSNIAREEFPETKQVVFARVDCDQHSDIAQRYRITKYPTLKLFRNGMMMKREYRGQRSVAAIADFIRQQQVDPVKEIHSMEEVNTLDRSKRNIIAYFEIRDSDNYHTFEKVANILRDDCTFTAAFGAVSETERFSGDNIIYKPVGEGIPDMVYLGSLTNFDLTYAWAQDKCVPLVREITFENGEELTEEGIPFLILFHVKEDTASLEKFQHEVARQLISEKGSINFLHADCEKFRHPLLHIQKTPADCPVIAIDSFRHMYVFPDFQDLNIPGKLRQFVLDLHSGKLHREFHHGPDPTDSTPGQEEIERDVASSPPDSSFQKLAPSETRYTILTRDRDEL from the exons ATGAAACTAATAGCAATATCTCCCTCTCTGGATATTCGCTTCGTCACGGTTTTACTGCTG GTGATGGGCCTCTCTACTCCTGGACAAGCAGAAATCACCAGTCTGGATTCAGCCAACATTGATGATGTCCTAA ATAATGCTGGGGTGGCATTAGTCAATTTTTACGCTGACTG GTGCAGGTTCAGTCAGATGCTCCATCCAATTTTTGAGGAGTCATCTAACATAGCGAGAGAGGAGTTCCCTGAAACCAAGCAGGTGGTGTTTGCCCGTGTTGACTGTGACCAACATT CGGACATAGCCCAGCGGTACCGCATCACCAAGTATCCGACATTGAAGTTGTTCCGTAATGGGATGATGATGAAGAGGGAGTacaggggtcagaggtcagtgGCGGCCATCGCTGACTTCATCCGCCAGCAGCAGGTCGACCCTGTGAAAGAGATACACTCAATGGAGGAGGTTAATACTCTGGAt AGGAGCAAGAGAAACATCATAGCTTACTTTGAAATTAGGGACTCCGATAACTACCACACATTTGAAAAAGTTGCCAACATCCTTCGAGATGACTGCACGTTCACGGCTGCCTTTGG AGCCGTATCTGAGACTGAGCGCTTCAGTGGAGACAATATCATCTACAAGCCTGTAGGGGAGGGCATCCCTGACATGGTCTACCTCGGCTCACTCACCAACTTCGACCTGACCTACGCATGGGCCCAGGACAAGTGTGTGCCTCTGGTCAGGGAGATCACCTTTGAAAATGGAGAG gAGCTGACTGAAGAAGGAATTCCTTTCCTTATCTTGTTCCATGTCAAAGAAGACACAGCAAGCTTGGAGAAGTTCCAGCATGAAGTGGCTCGCCAGCTCATCAGCGAGAAAG GGTCTATAAACTTCCTGCACGCGGACTGCGAGAAGTTTCGCCATCCTCTGCTCCATATCCAGAAAACTCCTGCTGACTGTCCCGTCATCGCTATAGACTCATTCAGACACATGTATGTCTTTCCTGACTTTCAAGACCTCAA TATTCCTGGCAAACTGAGACAGTTTGTGTTGGACCTCCACTCTGGAAAGCTACACCGAGAGTTTCACCATGGCCCTGACCCCACGGACAGCACGCCCGGACAG GAGGAGATTGAAAGAGACGTGGCCAGCAGCCCCCCAGACAGCTCGTTCCAGAAGCTGGCACCCAGCGAGACTCGCTACACCATCCTCACACGAGACCGTGATGAGCTGTGA